The following proteins are co-located in the Ancylothrix sp. D3o genome:
- the ychF gene encoding redox-regulated ATPase YchF — protein sequence MLRAGIVGLPNVGKSTLFNALVANAKAQAANFPFCTIEPNVGVVAVPDERLNVLAKLSSSKQIVPTRIEFVDIAGLVKGASQGEGLGNQFLSHIREVDAIVNMVRCFENDDIIHVAGSVDPLRDIEIINLELALSDLAQVERRIERTRKQARTSKEGQIELSALEKLVVALNEGKPARQVSLNEEEAESVRVLNLNLLTGKPIIYATNVSEEDLATGNEYVEKVRELAATENAKVVVVSAQVESELVDLSEEERVDFLQSLGVEEGGLKSLIRATYELLGLRTFLTTGPQESRAWTITAGMSAPQAAGVIHSDFERCFIRAETVAYGDLVGAGSMNAAKEKGLVRSEGKEYVVQEGDVILFRTSA from the coding sequence ATGCTGAGAGCCGGGATTGTCGGACTGCCTAATGTGGGCAAATCTACGTTATTTAATGCTTTGGTGGCTAATGCTAAGGCGCAAGCTGCTAATTTTCCGTTTTGTACGATTGAACCGAATGTTGGTGTCGTGGCGGTTCCCGATGAGCGGTTGAATGTGTTGGCGAAGTTGTCGTCTTCAAAGCAAATTGTGCCGACGCGAATTGAGTTTGTTGATATTGCCGGTTTGGTGAAAGGCGCTTCTCAGGGGGAAGGGTTGGGAAATCAGTTTTTGTCGCATATTCGAGAAGTTGATGCGATTGTAAATATGGTGCGCTGTTTTGAAAATGACGATATTATTCACGTTGCCGGTTCGGTTGATCCGCTGCGGGATATTGAGATCATTAATTTGGAGTTGGCGCTTTCTGATTTGGCTCAGGTTGAGCGTCGAATTGAGCGGACTCGCAAGCAGGCAAGAACAAGTAAAGAGGGGCAAATTGAGTTGAGTGCTTTGGAAAAGTTAGTGGTGGCTTTAAATGAGGGTAAGCCGGCACGTCAGGTGAGTTTAAATGAGGAAGAGGCGGAGAGTGTAAGGGTTTTGAATTTGAATTTGTTAACCGGCAAGCCGATTATTTATGCGACAAATGTGTCGGAGGAAGATTTGGCGACGGGGAATGAATATGTGGAAAAAGTCCGAGAACTTGCTGCTACAGAAAATGCAAAAGTTGTGGTTGTTTCGGCACAAGTTGAGTCTGAGTTGGTGGATTTGTCGGAAGAAGAAAGAGTTGATTTTCTGCAATCTTTGGGGGTGGAAGAAGGCGGTTTAAAATCGTTAATTCGCGCTACTTATGAGTTGTTGGGATTACGGACTTTTTTAACTACGGGCCCGCAAGAGTCGCGCGCTTGGACTATTACGGCGGGAATGTCTGCACCTCAAGCTGCTGGGGTAATTCACTCGGATTTTGAGCGGTGTTTTATTCGGGCGGAAACGGTTGCTTATGGGGATCTTGTGGGTGCCGGTTCTATGAATGCGGCGAAGGAAAAAGGGTTAGTTCGCAGTGAGGGTAAAGAGTATGTTGTGCAGGAGGGAGATGTGATTTTATTCCGCACAAGTGCGTAG
- a CDS encoding aminotransferase class I/II-fold pyridoxal phosphate-dependent enzyme, with protein MSSPHNPQTQTPLLEALKKAASQPDTPFYAPGHKRGQATPQPLAELLGKKLFSADLPELPELDNLFAPQTVIQEAQKLAAEAFGASQTWFLANGSTAGIIASILAVCNPNEKIILPRNIHRSVISGLILSGAIPIFINPEYDPTWDLANSITPQALQQALNQHPDTKAVMVVYPTYHGVCGDIKTLVEITHQHGIPILVDEAHGAHFSFHPDLPISAMSAGADLTVQSTHKVLSALTQASMLHIQGNRINTHRLNNALQLVQSTSPNYILLASLDAARQQMALHGQKLLSQTLELAKTARSKLAEIPHLRVLQEPAHPKPGFHSLDPTRLSINVAELGLTGFLADEILREQYKVTAELPTLRQLTFILSIGNTSADINQLIHAFQNIPPSGAVGTPAIYPSLPAGVPALSPRQAFFAETETVPMSEAINRISAELICPYPPGVPVLVPGEPITKQALDYLQQVLANGGTITGCSHPDLEKILVIKA; from the coding sequence ATGTCATCTCCCCACAACCCTCAAACACAAACACCCTTATTAGAAGCCCTCAAAAAAGCCGCCAGCCAACCCGACACCCCCTTTTACGCACCCGGACACAAACGCGGACAAGCAACCCCGCAACCCCTAGCAGAACTCTTAGGAAAAAAACTCTTTAGCGCCGACTTACCCGAACTCCCCGAACTCGATAACTTATTTGCCCCCCAAACCGTAATTCAAGAAGCCCAAAAACTCGCCGCCGAAGCCTTTGGAGCCAGCCAAACTTGGTTTTTAGCCAACGGTTCCACCGCCGGAATTATTGCCAGTATATTAGCAGTTTGCAACCCCAACGAAAAAATAATATTACCCCGAAATATTCACCGTTCTGTTATCTCAGGATTAATCTTATCCGGGGCCATTCCTATCTTCATCAACCCCGAATATGACCCCACCTGGGATCTTGCCAACAGCATCACTCCCCAAGCCCTCCAACAAGCTTTAAACCAACATCCCGACACCAAAGCCGTGATGGTCGTTTATCCAACTTATCACGGAGTTTGCGGCGATATAAAAACCCTTGTAGAAATCACCCACCAACACGGCATCCCCATCCTCGTCGATGAAGCACATGGAGCCCATTTTAGCTTTCATCCAGACTTGCCAATATCTGCAATGAGTGCCGGTGCCGATTTAACCGTACAATCGACCCATAAAGTTTTATCAGCCCTTACGCAAGCCTCAATGTTGCATATTCAAGGCAACCGCATCAACACCCATCGCCTCAACAACGCCTTACAACTTGTCCAGTCCACCAGTCCCAACTACATCCTCCTCGCCTCCCTCGATGCCGCACGTCAGCAGATGGCATTACACGGCCAAAAATTACTTAGCCAAACCCTAGAACTCGCCAAAACCGCCCGCAGCAAACTAGCTGAAATTCCCCACCTGAGAGTATTACAAGAACCGGCACACCCCAAACCCGGTTTTCACAGCCTTGATCCCACCCGTCTCAGCATCAATGTTGCCGAATTAGGGTTAACCGGCTTTCTTGCGGACGAAATCTTGCGAGAACAATACAAAGTAACCGCCGAATTGCCCACCCTCCGGCAACTTACCTTTATTCTTTCCATTGGCAACACCTCGGCTGATATCAACCAACTGATCCACGCCTTCCAAAACATTCCCCCCAGTGGCGCAGTCGGCACGCCTGCAATTTACCCTAGCCTCCCCGCAGGAGTGCCCGCCCTCTCCCCCCGCCAAGCCTTTTTTGCCGAAACCGAAACCGTGCCGATGTCTGAAGCAATCAACCGCATCAGTGCTGAATTAATTTGCCCCTATCCGCCTGGGGTGCCGGTGTTGGTGCCCGGAGAACCCATTACCAAACAAGCCCTCGACTACTTACAGCAAGTCCTAGCGAATGGTGGCACAATAACAGGATGTTCTCACCCCGACCTAGAAAAAATTCTGGTTATCAAAGCATAA
- the cbiT gene encoding precorrin-6Y C5,15-methyltransferase subunit CbiT has protein sequence MLWPYITPGIPDDLFERLPGIPLSKREVRLLILSHLRLKPDSVVWDIGAGTGTIPVEAGLLCPKGRIIAVERDEEVASLIQRNCDRFGVKNVEIITGSAPECLKDLPATPQRVCIEGGRPMKAILQEVWRYLHPNGRIVATAGNLESLYTISANFSELQLRNIEVVQCGVNRVETRGSHQVFAAVDPIFILSGEKLD, from the coding sequence ATGCTGTGGCCTTATATTACTCCTGGCATTCCCGATGATTTATTTGAAAGATTGCCTGGAATTCCCCTAAGTAAAAGGGAAGTGCGTCTACTCATCCTCTCTCACCTCCGTCTCAAACCCGACAGCGTGGTGTGGGATATTGGCGCCGGCACCGGCACCATCCCAGTAGAGGCCGGTTTATTGTGTCCAAAAGGGCGCATTATAGCCGTCGAGCGAGATGAAGAAGTCGCCAGTTTGATTCAGCGCAACTGTGACCGCTTTGGCGTTAAAAACGTAGAAATCATCACCGGCAGTGCCCCAGAATGCCTCAAAGACTTACCAGCAACACCCCAGCGAGTTTGTATAGAAGGCGGACGCCCAATGAAAGCCATTTTGCAAGAAGTCTGGCGATATTTGCACCCTAATGGTCGAATAGTCGCCACCGCAGGAAACCTCGAAAGCCTCTATACCATTTCCGCTAATTTTTCCGAGTTGCAACTGCGAAACATCGAGGTTGTCCAGTGTGGAGTTAACCGCGTTGAAACTCGCGGTAGCCATCAAGTCTTTGCTGCGGTTGATCCCATTTTTATTTTGAGTGGTGAAAAACTAGATTGA
- a CDS encoding phosphatidate cytidylyltransferase translates to MPWPRILSGIVGIALALGITLLGGWYFTLAFGVIVYLGQLEYFQLVRATGIAPAGKTTLAVSQALLIIATCSSSLADAVLPVAGTFICFYLLFQPKLSTIADISSSILGLFYGGYLPSYWVRLRSLDSHQFSNLPLGGYWPHEGLIIQTMPEGLTLTILGFLCIWAADIGAYIFGKFFGRTRLSEISPKKTVEGALFGLAGSVVVATIGSWYLDWPSWPWTGIALGLLIGIASLLGDLTESMMKRDAGVKDSGQLIPGHGGILDRADSYVFTAPLIYYFVTLALPLLQK, encoded by the coding sequence ATGCCTTGGCCTCGCATCCTCAGTGGAATTGTTGGGATCGCTCTTGCTCTGGGGATCACTCTCCTGGGAGGGTGGTATTTTACCCTAGCTTTTGGGGTAATTGTTTATCTCGGACAGCTTGAATACTTCCAGTTGGTACGAGCCACCGGCATCGCACCGGCCGGTAAAACAACTTTAGCGGTTTCCCAAGCTTTGTTAATCATTGCCACTTGTTCATCAAGTTTGGCAGATGCCGTTTTGCCGGTGGCGGGGACATTTATTTGTTTTTATTTGTTATTTCAGCCAAAATTATCCACCATAGCCGATATTTCTTCTTCCATTTTAGGATTATTTTATGGCGGCTATTTGCCGAGTTATTGGGTAAGATTGCGAAGTTTAGATAGTCATCAATTCAGTAATTTACCCTTGGGAGGATATTGGCCCCATGAAGGCTTAATTATCCAAACCATGCCAGAAGGACTGACTCTCACAATTTTGGGTTTTCTTTGTATTTGGGCAGCCGATATTGGAGCCTATATTTTTGGTAAGTTTTTTGGCCGCACCAGACTATCAGAAATCAGCCCCAAAAAGACCGTAGAAGGAGCTTTATTTGGTCTGGCCGGTAGCGTAGTGGTAGCCACTATCGGCTCCTGGTATTTAGACTGGCCATCATGGCCTTGGACGGGCATTGCTTTAGGATTATTAATTGGCATTGCCAGCTTACTAGGAGATTTAACAGAGTCGATGATGAAACGCGATGCCGGTGTCAAAGACTCCGGGCAATTAATACCCGGTCATGGTGGCATTTTAGACCGCGCTGATAGTTATGTTTTTACAGCGCCTTTGATTTATTATTTCGTCACCTTAGCTTTACCCTTGCTCCAAAAATAA
- a CDS encoding DUF2993 domain-containing protein produces MPSGFNSTSSDSPSGLNSNNNSAQKSTQLIAKVLSPAVQLWLRSQLDNVEELLVKIEGGNRQLLSGYIPSVSVSARQAVYQGLHLGEISLTGSNIRINIGQVLKGKPLQILETIPVSGELILLETHLNASLNTPLLANAICEFLGPIFQLNNSGAGWSLKNSDIKIESNFLILKGELVSSTGQLIAFVLQTSLEVLEGRYLKFVDTQLKTSAPIQSNLEGFTLDLGPEVNIQEVSFLPDKLICRGQVNVIPA; encoded by the coding sequence ATGCCTTCTGGTTTTAATTCTACTTCTTCCGACTCCCCATCGGGTTTAAACTCAAACAACAATTCAGCCCAAAAATCTACCCAACTGATCGCTAAAGTTTTATCGCCCGCCGTGCAGTTGTGGTTACGCTCTCAACTTGATAACGTGGAAGAACTGCTTGTTAAAATTGAAGGCGGAAACCGGCAACTGTTGAGCGGTTATATTCCTTCTGTTTCTGTCAGCGCTCGTCAAGCTGTCTATCAAGGTTTACATCTTGGGGAAATTTCCCTTACCGGCAGCAATATCCGCATTAATATCGGTCAAGTTCTCAAAGGTAAACCCTTACAAATTCTGGAAACTATCCCGGTTTCTGGGGAGCTAATTTTACTTGAAACTCATCTCAATGCGTCTTTGAATACTCCTCTATTAGCTAATGCTATTTGTGAGTTTTTGGGGCCAATTTTTCAATTAAATAACTCTGGGGCCGGTTGGTCTTTAAAAAACTCTGACATTAAAATAGAATCCAATTTTCTTATTTTAAAGGGTGAATTAGTTTCTTCCACCGGCCAATTGATTGCTTTTGTTTTGCAAACAAGTTTGGAAGTTTTGGAGGGTCGGTATTTAAAATTTGTGGATACTCAGTTAAAAACCTCTGCCCCCATTCAAAGCAATTTAGAAGGCTTTACGCTTGATTTAGGGCCAGAAGTTAATATTCAGGAAGTTTCTTTTCTACCAGATAAACTCATTTGTCGGGGACAAGTTAATGTGATTCCCGCTTAA
- a CDS encoding pseudouridine synthase codes for MEERLQKILSQWGLASRRQAEKMILDGRVRLNGQPGELGQRANPERDQIEVDGVLLTPAHRPQLVYLLLHKPKGVVSTCSDPQGRPTVLELMPESLARGQGLHPIGRLDSDSTGALLLSNDGELTFGLTHPRHGIPKTYEVLVKGQPPEKVLQAWREGIILEGKKTREASVCRLKQYPDSTLLQVILKEGRNRQIRKVAEQLGYPVINLHRTAIGPILLKPPGEPILPVGKCRPLKKFELRFLQSQLEVTSVSVPTDIEEQTL; via the coding sequence GTGGAAGAAAGACTGCAAAAAATCCTCTCCCAGTGGGGCTTAGCCTCACGTCGTCAAGCCGAAAAAATGATCCTTGACGGACGGGTACGGCTGAATGGCCAACCCGGAGAACTTGGCCAAAGAGCCAATCCTGAGCGAGATCAAATAGAAGTAGATGGAGTGTTGTTAACACCGGCACACCGGCCCCAGTTAGTGTATTTATTGCTACACAAGCCCAAAGGCGTTGTTTCCACCTGTAGCGATCCCCAAGGGCGTCCGACAGTATTGGAATTAATGCCAGAATCTTTAGCTAGAGGTCAGGGTTTGCATCCCATAGGACGCTTAGATAGCGACAGCACAGGAGCCTTATTGCTGAGTAACGACGGCGAATTAACCTTTGGGTTAACCCATCCCCGTCACGGCATCCCCAAAACCTATGAAGTTTTGGTAAAAGGGCAACCCCCCGAAAAAGTGCTGCAAGCGTGGCGAGAAGGCATCATACTGGAGGGCAAAAAAACAAGAGAAGCCAGCGTCTGCCGGCTTAAACAATATCCGGACTCAACACTTTTGCAAGTAATTCTTAAAGAAGGAAGAAACAGACAAATAAGAAAAGTTGCCGAACAGCTAGGATATCCTGTGATAAATTTACACCGCACAGCCATTGGCCCGATTTTGCTCAAACCGCCAGGAGAACCGATCTTGCCGGTGGGGAAATGCCGCCCTCTAAAAAAATTCGAGTTGCGGTTTTTACAAAGCCAACTCGAAGTAACATCAGTAAGTGTTCCTACAGACATTGAGGAGCAAACCCTATGA
- a CDS encoding RodZ domain-containing protein — protein sequence MKKNKNIVIRNLEQERQEKLDCLGAELRRVRQEQELPIEEVAARTMIGVKILQAIEEANLQELPEPVYTQSYIRKFANALGLNGATFASDFPTETNMRLLSYGSWVPLPGVQLRPIHLYALYILLILSSVQGLSYMVNRSAFQATTLQKQQLPTQDVVGTNSTPTTELTAIAASQTSSKNVGEDKGPVRIGLTLKADSWIEVEADGKMAFEGILAEGTQRTWEAKEQLIVRAGNAGGVLVAVNNGQAKQMGAPGKVEELRVKAN from the coding sequence ATGAAGAAAAATAAAAATATAGTTATACGCAATTTGGAACAAGAGCGCCAAGAAAAACTCGATTGCCTAGGAGCCGAGTTGCGACGAGTGCGCCAAGAGCAGGAACTTCCTATTGAGGAAGTCGCCGCCCGAACAATGATCGGGGTAAAAATACTCCAAGCCATTGAAGAAGCCAACTTGCAAGAATTACCTGAACCGGTTTACACCCAAAGCTATATCCGCAAGTTTGCCAATGCCCTAGGCTTGAATGGGGCAACATTTGCCAGTGATTTTCCCACCGAAACCAATATGCGCTTGCTGAGTTATGGATCGTGGGTTCCATTGCCCGGAGTGCAATTGCGGCCAATTCATCTGTATGCTCTTTATATCTTGTTGATCCTGAGTTCGGTACAAGGGCTGTCTTATATGGTGAACCGTTCAGCCTTTCAAGCCACAACCCTGCAAAAACAACAACTTCCCACTCAAGATGTTGTGGGGACAAACTCCACACCCACCACCGAACTCACGGCAATAGCCGCCAGTCAAACTTCCTCAAAAAATGTTGGTGAGGATAAAGGGCCGGTACGCATTGGTTTAACCTTAAAAGCCGATTCTTGGATTGAAGTAGAAGCCGATGGCAAAATGGCTTTTGAAGGAATCTTGGCAGAAGGAACCCAGCGCACTTGGGAAGCCAAAGAACAGTTAATCGTCCGTGCGGGGAATGCGGGGGGTGTTTTAGTAGCCGTCAACAACGGACAAGCAAAACAAATGGGAGCACCAGGAAAAGTTGAAGAATTGCGAGTTAAAGCCAATTAA
- the malQ gene encoding 4-alpha-glucanotransferase, which translates to MPFPRTSGILLHPTSLPSRFGVGDLGRPAYEFIDFLVESNQKLWQVLPLGPTGYGNSPYMCYSAMAGNPILINLDLLVEDGLLSYEDIGQVPDFPSEKVDFEQVLSFKLPLLQKACQNFVQHSTENLPEEPNENFQPNWAQKLQQEFQTFCAGAIYWLNDYALFMSLKAAHAGDSWHTWDLGIRHREPAAVEAWKLQLKDEIQYHNFVQFIFFRQWSALKKYANQKGIEIIGDIPIYVAADSADVWAHPEIFCLDEETSLPSLMAGVPPDYFSSTGQLWGNPVYDWDKLEQTDFDWWIKRFEVLLDYVDIIRIDHFRGFEAYWAVKQGETTALNGEWLKASGDEFFEVLNEKLGKLPVMAEDLGIITPEVEALRDKFELPGMKILHFAFGGNTDNPYLPFNISRNSVIYTGTHDNDTTVGWFNNLGEHEKQNLLDYLGCTSSDGIHWDLIRLAQSSVANQAIFPLQDILGLGTEARMNYPGKAEGNWEWRYQAGALTHSVSSLLKKLTHIYGR; encoded by the coding sequence ATGCCTTTTCCCAGAACCAGCGGAATTTTATTACACCCTACATCATTGCCAAGTCGGTTTGGTGTCGGGGATCTTGGAAGACCGGCCTATGAGTTTATTGATTTTTTGGTCGAAAGTAATCAAAAACTCTGGCAGGTTTTACCTTTGGGCCCCACCGGCTACGGCAATTCGCCCTATATGTGCTATTCGGCAATGGCCGGCAACCCGATTTTAATTAATCTGGATTTATTGGTCGAAGATGGTTTACTTTCCTATGAAGATATTGGCCAGGTTCCAGACTTCCCTAGCGAAAAAGTAGATTTTGAGCAGGTTTTAAGCTTTAAACTGCCCCTGCTGCAAAAAGCTTGTCAGAATTTTGTCCAACATTCTACAGAAAATTTGCCAGAAGAACCCAATGAGAATTTTCAGCCGAATTGGGCTCAAAAATTGCAGCAAGAGTTCCAGACATTTTGTGCCGGCGCAATTTACTGGTTAAATGATTATGCTCTGTTTATGTCTCTCAAAGCTGCTCACGCGGGAGATAGTTGGCATACTTGGGATCTCGGTATTCGTCACCGTGAACCGGCAGCCGTTGAAGCCTGGAAACTTCAGTTAAAAGACGAAATCCAATATCACAACTTTGTCCAATTTATCTTTTTCCGTCAGTGGTCAGCCCTGAAAAAATACGCCAATCAAAAAGGCATCGAAATTATTGGCGATATTCCCATCTATGTTGCTGCCGATAGCGCCGATGTCTGGGCCCATCCTGAAATTTTTTGCTTGGATGAAGAAACCAGCCTCCCGTCTTTAATGGCCGGTGTTCCCCCCGATTATTTCAGCAGCACCGGCCAACTTTGGGGCAATCCTGTTTATGACTGGGACAAGTTAGAACAAACAGATTTTGACTGGTGGATAAAACGCTTTGAAGTGTTGCTGGATTATGTCGATATTATCCGCATTGACCATTTCCGGGGATTTGAGGCATATTGGGCCGTTAAGCAAGGCGAAACCACAGCCCTGAATGGTGAATGGTTAAAAGCTAGTGGTGATGAGTTTTTTGAAGTTTTGAACGAAAAACTAGGAAAACTGCCGGTTATGGCTGAAGATTTAGGGATCATCACTCCCGAAGTGGAAGCCTTGCGCGATAAATTTGAACTGCCAGGGATGAAAATCTTACATTTTGCCTTTGGTGGTAATACCGATAATCCCTATTTGCCGTTTAACATTTCCCGCAATAGTGTTATTTACACCGGCACCCACGATAACGATACAACAGTTGGCTGGTTTAACAACCTTGGGGAACATGAAAAACAAAACCTCCTCGATTATCTAGGCTGTACATCGTCAGATGGCATCCACTGGGATCTCATTCGTCTAGCCCAAAGTTCTGTTGCCAATCAAGCCATTTTTCCCTTACAAGATATTTTAGGTTTAGGAACAGAGGCCCGAATGAACTATCCGGGGAAAGCTGAGGGCAATTGGGAATGGCGTTATCAGGCCGGTGCTTTAACCCACTCTGTATCATCCCTTCTCAAAAAACTCACCCACATCTACGGACGCTAA